The window AGCAGCACAGCACGGGGGCCCATATCGAGAATGCGGGCAATGGCCTCGGCCACATCCGCTTCGGTATCAATCTTCATGCCCGCGAGCATTTCCGCTTCAGGCCTGTTGGGAGTGAGCAGATCTGCCAGTGGGAGAATGCGCTTTTTGAGAGCCTCCACGGCGTCTTCCTTCAGCAAGGCATGCCCGCTCTGGCTGACAGAAACAGGGTCTACCACCAGAGGAAAATTCTTGTCGGCCAGCCCATCCGCCACGGCTTCGATAATGGGAGCCGAGAACAGCATTCCCGTCTTAGCCGCCGCAACCGGAAAGCCTTCCAGCACAGTACGCAACTGCAGAGCGACAAATTCGGGTTCAGGAGCGTGTATGCCAGTTACCCCCAGCCCATTCTGGGCAGTCAGGGCGGTGATGACACTCATGCCGAATCCGCCAAGCACTGTCATGGTCTTAATATCTGCCTGAATTCCTGCGCCGCCACCGGAATCGGAACCGGCGATGGTCAGTACGCATGGCGGCTTTCTGGTCTGCATGCCCACGTTCACTCCTTCCTGATTAGACCACAACATCCATAAGCAGGTTGTCTCTGTGAATAGCTTCGGGATACTGGTTATCACCCAGCACGGACTTCAACTCGGCACTCTTCATACCGAGCACTTTGCGAAGGTCTGCAGCGGTATAGTTGCACAGCCCAACGCCGATGATCATACCCTCGGCAGTGCTCACACGCACCAGCGCACCTCGCTGAAAGTTGCCTTCCACGCGCACGATACCGGCGGGCAAAAGACTCTTGCCCCCCTTGGAAAGCGCCTTCACCGCCCCGTCGTCCACCACGAGCACACCGGCAGGGTCTGCATTGTAGGCCATCCAGAACTTACGA is drawn from Desulfovibrio mangrovi and contains these coding sequences:
- the thiD gene encoding bifunctional hydroxymethylpyrimidine kinase/phosphomethylpyrimidine kinase; translated protein: MQTRKPPCVLTIAGSDSGGGAGIQADIKTMTVLGGFGMSVITALTAQNGLGVTGIHAPEPEFVALQLRTVLEGFPVAAAKTGMLFSAPIIEAVADGLADKNFPLVVDPVSVSQSGHALLKEDAVEALKKRILPLADLLTPNRPEAEMLAGMKIDTEADVAEAIARILDMGPRAVLLKGGHFEAGATLVDWLGVPGEAPRSLPQSRVDTPNNHGTGCTLSAAIATWLAHGCGLEEAVVKAQQYLHLCLEKSYTPGKGIGPVNHAAPFAG